CGTCGACCTTCTTCAGAGAATGGCATCTGTTGAAACTGTGTCGCCTACTCTGGAATATCTAGCGAATCTCTGCCAAGTACAGAAAGATGGGCTGGAGTTCGTCTTGTTCGAAGAAAGCTTGAACAATGGTAGCCCTTTCGAAGTCGTCGTCATGTTGGATGGTTTCGATGAAGTTAATGAGAAATGTCGCAAGCATGTGTTCGACCTTATACAGTTTCTAGCTAACAAAAAAGTTTACAAGGTGTACCTTCTTACTCGCACTGTGTTTAAACCCCATGTACAAGATACCTTGCACACTGTGTCATATGACCTCATTCCTTTTTCTAATGAAAACCAGAATGAATTCCTCACAAGATATAGGGCCCAAAGAGAAACTCCAGCGACCAGCAATGAGGCATTTCTGCAAAAATTCCAGCAACTGTACGGGacattgaagaagaaaaacaagacaATCCTAGAAACCCCTCTTCTACTTCGTATGATGGCTCAGATAGAGAGCGGGGAAATTACGAAGTCGGACGATTACTCTTCGTTGCTCAAAATTGTTGACATTTCCGGTGGGAGCAGTATATACACTGTACACATGTACAAGATGTTTGTCGAGTACAAGCACCTTGTGCACCGAAAAGAGAAGGTGAAGGAAGACATCTCCCGAAGTACTGTGCGAGGCGACAACCATGACGCGAAGTCTCCATTCTACGTAAGCCATGGTCTCCTGGCTATGAAGTGTATATTTCCTCAGGATATATTGAAGAACTTATTGAATGAAGACGAATTACAGCAGTTAGATCCTGAAGGAAATTTCATCACCGGCGTGGATTCTTTCAAAGAAGGTTTTGTGAATAGAATTAACGATGGAGGAATTCCCGAGTTTGTTCATAAGACTTTCGCCGAATTTTTTGCAGCTCACTATCTGCTGGAGAAGGCAAAGATAAGGAAAAAATCGAGCTATTCGGAAAAAGTAATAGAACTGTATGGTAAAGAAGAATACGAGGGTGTAATGGTGTTGTTCGACGGACTGGCGTCGGCTTCCTATCCACTTCACTCTGCTGTGATAAACAACGACGCTTCATATTTCGAGCAATGTGATATTCAAACAGAAGACATGCTGGTTGGCGATGAGATCAAAAGGACGCCATGGCACGTAGCAGCCCTGCATTCTGATAAAGCAACATTGAAGAGGCTTCCAATGGATGATGAACTAATCGAGAATGATTTATTTAATATGTCACCGTTGGGGTACGTGAAACTCTTTTTCCTCCGGGACGAAGAATGGATGGAAGATCTGTGGGAAGGGTCTACTATGCATTTTTTGTCGAGTATGGGTATGAAGAAATATCTGTGGTCTGACCTTTCAGCTCTGAGAGAGAGACTCAACGTGTTGTACACTCGATGCAGTGAGGAAGCAGTGAAACATTCTACCGAAAATCTGCGCAGGTGTGAAACCTTCGAGCAAAAGAGACGTTTTCTAGAGCGAGCAATATTCACGGCTGTGATACACGACCTACGAGGCGTTTTAGACGTGTATCTGAGCTATGTGTCCCCGAGAGAGAGTACAGTAGATCTAGACAGAGACATCATGGACCAAATAGAATCACGCAAGGAACGAAGCTTGAGATGTTCTGCAGAGCCTTCAGTAATTGGAAACCTTGATGACTTTGCAGACTCTGACTATAAAACTGCCCCTTTTTACGCAAAGTCGGAGCTTGTTTGCAAAATGCTCCTTCCTTACTGCGATATGGGAATTCGTGACGAGGATGGAGACACAATGTTGCACAATAGCGCGAATGAGGGAAATCTGGAGACAACACAGTTTTACCTCGCACGTATATCCATTAACGAAAGAAATACATACTTTCAAACTCCTTTGCACTTGGCTAAAGATGCAGAGATGGTGAAGCTACTTCTTCCTCTTTATCCCTCAGTGAATGTTCTCGATTGTAAGCAACAAACTCCGATGGATATATGTGCAAAGAGAGATTATTTGGAGGCCATGAAGTTGTTACTCCTTCGCACTCGGATATATGACTCACATCACGTGAGACTGAACACAACGCTTCATGTGGCTACTTACTATCGTTCCCTTGAAGCTGTGACGTTTCTTCTACCCCACACAAACGCGCACATGCTTAACTACGAAGGAGAAACGTGCTTAGACGTTGCTTGGACAATTTGGAAATATCATTCGAGTGTGGAGTCCAACACTGTGAGCTGTCTCATCCCACACTCGATCGTGAACTCACCTGAAATGTTCGGCTCATCACCGTTGTACGTCTGGGCGAATGATGGTGTAAGGAAAGTGATGCAAACTCGATGGCCTTATTTGCGACACAGTGACCCTAGGCATGCACAGAGGATCAACAGAAGATATGTGGACGTGAACGAGGATTTCCAAGAAGAAATTTGGTGTCTGAAACTTCTCTTCCTCCATTTAGATGTCATCACTGGTGATCGTTATGGCAGTAAACTGCTACATGATGTGGCTAGGGAGAAGCTACGTAAAATACAAGTTAATTATATTAATTACATGAAGATGTTAGTGCCGCCTTTAAATCTCACTGAGCAGGAGAAGCTACGTAAAATAGAAGTTAATTATATTAATTACATGAAGATGTTACTGCCGCATTTAAATCTCACTGAGCAGGATTATGTAGAGTGTAGCGTAGGAAATGACGACATTGTTACCTTATATCGAAGATGGTCGCACATGAATAACACCGATGATCTCCACATTGACGATGTCAACGCGGAAATGATCGACGACGATGGCAATATCAAGTTGCTAATAGAAGCAGAGGAAGGAAATGTGGACGCTGTTAAGATCCACCTCTCCGATTCATCCGTGTGCTTTACAGATGAAGAAGAGAACACTGCATTGCACTTGAGCGCGAGGAAGGGACACGCGAATGTGGCGAAGCTTCTCATTCCTCTTTATACATCAGTGGACGTGATCAATGTGTATCGAGAAACGCCCATGCATGTGTGCGCCTCATATGGACACATGGACGTTGTGAAGTTATTATTACTCCGCTCTAGAATGAGTTCCCGTAACATACTTGGATGGACACCTCTTCACTTGGCCTGTTACAGTGGTGCCATTGATATCGTGAACTTCCTTCTTCCACACTCATTCCCTAATATGCGCGACGAGGATGGATATACGTGCTGCGCTCTTTCCGCGATAGAAGAGGAAATGAATGTTCTGAGATATATCATCCCACACTCTCTTATGAACTGTCGTGATAAACGCGACCAATCACCAATGCGAATGTGTGCAGAAGATCATATGAGAGAACGGTTGGTGACATTATTGCCATATTTTTGTGATTATGACGCAGCGAGTTTATTGACTAATCTCGAGCTGCCATCTTGTGAGGACGATATGAGTATCGAAGCTAAGCCTTGTCTGAAACTGATGGTACTCCACTCAGATGTCAAGGCAGTAGATAAGCATTTCTGTGCAACACTCAGCCACATTCGAGAGTATTATGTAGAGAGTGATCCATTCTGGCGTCCAACAGAGACTGAGATATCACTACTCCTGAGCTATATTCCTCTCTTGCTTCCACATACAAATGTTTTTGCTAAGGACGATGAAGGCAAGAAACTATTACAAGGAGCCCTCCAACGTAGCGACGATCCCGAATTGGTTAGCTTCCTTCAGAAATGGACTCGCTTGAGTGACTTCATTCATGATGCTGACTTTTGTTTGCCACGGTTGTGGTTAAGCATTATACGGCCCTGAGCTGTCAATGGACACGAGCTCCGAAGACGATATGGCAGTTTTAATAGAGGTATACTGCTCAGTATATTGAGTCCTTGCCTTCATCCGAGAAAGCACAAAAATTCATCCAGTgtcaaaaatgaaagaaaacaaaTCACTCCTGTGATTTTTTGTGATTGTGATTATGACTAACGCATTTTGTTTCTTATTCCTTATGTTACAAAGTACCATTCCGTAGTAGGTTCATAAGGTGATTTGAAAATGTGTAAAAAATGTGTCTATTCCTAATGTGCTAGTATTATGGTTAGCTATGATATGCCACAGTATTAGAATATGGCTGCGTGCGATTATGTTTGGTGTCAAATGTATATACCCAAATGTCAAATGTAAATGAACAAAAGTGTTTTTCGCACATTGGAAAAGGTTtaattcaaattattttggaaCTCTCGCTCACTTCGCTGCAGAGTTGAATAAAGTAAATATTGTCGAGCGAAACACATGTGCGATACAGTCGTACTTTTATTACGACCTAATAAATGTAAGGGTTCCAAATTGCTTTTCCAGTTATCGTTACAGGTTACGGAACATATTACTTTGAAGTAATCAAGGTTCGTGTAAAGGAACCTCGACTGACTCAAATATGCCTGTTACAAATTAGATTTGTGTACGTGTGATTAAATGATTATATGCAGTTGTCCTTGGAAGTAATGTGTCCACTTAGATGTCATCAAGAGATGCAGGTGGGGAGAAAATTCAGTGAACCGGTAAGCAAAGATGAAGGGAAGTGTCCCAGGATGAGAGCCGCCcatatatttcgaacagagactgctatTCCTCTTCATCATGAGCGAGAATCAGAATTAGCGGCTCTCACACAGCGCGGGACATGTCCTAGAGCCTCATAGCAGCCacaaggacacgtgtttcgagGGGACACAAGTTATAGTTATGGCCAAGCTTGTGAAAGCTCAGGATGCGTGCTTTAGTTGTTATTACACTTACTTTTGCGGATTCTAACTACccgagcagcacacaatattggtccaatattggcactgTCTCGGTTCTAGTGAGCCTAATGAGGGCCAATCAAGCCAATGAAGAGCAATAAGGTGTTATCCTGGCTCATCCTACTCTCACCACCGTGCTACCCATGGCAGTGTTTCAATACCTACACAGGTAAATATAAGAAAAAAgatgaaagagagagaaaaaaaataatgcatTCTACTGTGATGCCTTCCCGTTATCATGCTGCCATTCAAACCAATTAAAACTAGATCGGAGTGGTAGTTACTATAGCTACAGAGCATTCGTATTCTTCATTGGCTCACCACGGGcttgcaacattggaccaatattggcagtttcATTGCCGTATTACCAGACCTTTGTTGCACGGCCTATATGCTGGACCAACGTGACTTATATTGGCCTGCCAATTTTGGACCGATATGGGACCATTGATGGcgtgctgtttttagagttaTGTTTAGAGTTACCAAATTATTCTTCCACCAGAGTTACCAAATTATCGCAGCCATCTTGTGCTCCCACCACATCACTTTCATAGCTGCTTTCATATCGTGCATTCGTGCTGCCCAAACTCAAATACGCATCGgccatatgggatccccatCAAGAGTACTTAATTCAAGCACTAGAGTCAGTTCAAAATGCGCTTCATTACATCTAACTATTCCAGAGACGCGAGTGTTTCACGTATAAAGAAAAACCTCGACGTTGATCTTCAAGTCAAGACGGTTGATAGCCAGGCGGTGTCTCTTCCATAAAATGTATCACAACACAAACGCTGGCGATCGTCTCCTAGTCCCTGCTAACTAGatttctaaaagcgataaaactccAGTGCGGGGGACACAGACAGACAAAACAGACGACGCAAGTTCTATCGCTTTTGAACTACATTTCATCTCGTCTGGACCACATCCATATGATTAAGCTTCCTTATTGTAATATCACTTCCTTTCTGAAATAATTCTTTCCTAACGATATTAGTGATTGGAATCTTCAGCCTGAACATGTTGCTTCTACACTCGACACTCCGAGGTGGAAAATAtctgcaagtggaaccacttgcaagttgtttatgaaacaAATACCCCTTTGAGAAACCACTTGGAAGTTGTCCACTTTAAAATCCACTTGGAAGCCGTTCCACTTCGGAAACCACTTACATATCCTTTTCCACTTTGGGACCTATTTGCAAATGGTTCCACTTGCTATGTGAGTCCACTTCAGTTTCCAGCTTACACTCTACGCCCAGTAACGGTTACATACCACACGAACATCAGGTACATATCTTCTTCTTTCTATGATTCAAGAGGTACGGCTAACGTGATAAAATATGAAGTACCGCGCACATACCATTTCGTGCATGAGGTACACATGCGATACGATGCGCCTTCGCCACGTACGAACGAGACCAGACAAACGTGAAACATTGTCAGTTCTCATTTCAAGCTTCCAACCTGACATGGACAAGGGAATCATGCCGCCAGCGAAGTCCAAACTGAAACAGTCGGAAATCACACATATTCAAGATAGGGCAAGCCGTCATTTTGAtcctgggaacgaggccaaccggaagtcgcacgtacgctagtaatgaattacgctgtaatttgcaaattttatagtgaggttaggttaggtcagtacattTTTCACGCGCGGCGGGGGGGAGGACAGTTTGGAGACAAGCTTGAAGAGTGTTTCTGACTAGTAGCGTGGGCCCCCTGTTGAATTCGTTCATGTACGACGGATGGTCGCCGCTCTGTTTGTTTTTGCACGCCGCTTTTTCTTCACAGAGGCGTCAGAAGTCTGCTAAAGGCTCACCATTCCACAGAAACAGTGCACAGCCGacaataaagtaaaataaaacaCTTCAAAGACGCGACAGCGTCGCTATCTCACCCTCTGATATGTCACGGCGAAAGAACTCCGCCCGGGGACCAGCCAGAGCGCCCAGAAACTAGCCTACATCCGTGGAGCAGCGCGCCTGGTGGCCGTCTCCCGCAAGAGTCCCGCTCTGTCGGATAGGAGGCTGTGGCCactcctcacaccagacaatattcatctagccaccatagcAGAAAACATCTAAACCAAATCGTATAAACGTCACTAGCACCCCATGCGGAAGCTACAAACAACTATCGACAGACTGGCGTGTTTACGTCGGTATAGCGcgtaggaaatgcatgaagacgaaagtttgcgtggccgtatttattttgtaaAGCGGTGCCTGATATCGACGATTTTTTTGTAGGGTTTCTTGGCGTAACTTCTTCACTctgcggcagcggaagtctgtctgttCAATAGGTATCGtgccacgcgcgaaaatgtgactgaccttttatagcatacaccctgggtttttttccgcgtggaaaatattttcgcgttttcgagcagagcaGCTTTGAGTactgattcgcgagaacttaaattcgcgacacaggtttgcgggagtgctttgctcttgcatatcgtgccgccgtcaatactcgggcatatttcggcacggaGATTGTTTACGTGGActgcggcattctaggtctattcctttcttctcctcacagagatgggaggTAAAATGGCCTTTAGAGACCttgtaggaggccatagtactggccgtgtgcaggtCAGCCAGTTCATTTTAGCAGTTCTCATTAATTGTCACACGGGGCACtgaacagttcggttgagatgacGTATAATcatacaagctggttttgagaatgcggggaaaggcatgttctggcttcgtggtatagcgGTATATTgtatgtatagtgcaaagcgtttataggagcAACAAAATCATGATGAATTTTCATCTCTTtgcatcttgcctgatgggataaaacaatcttcagcgcttgcttaaactgcctacgatgcatggagtagaaagggtcaggtaGTCATGGTATAGtgtcgaacgccgaacgattttcgccctcatatggccagagttattcgcgggaacttaaagggactatcgcatccgtctcggttatatatatattcgggTTATACTCCGCCCCGCTTATTGTTACCGCATTTCTTCATAGTTTTAGGGCCTTCCGTGAAAGCGGCTTGGAGGCGAAAAATATTGCCATGTCATTGCCAGTTACTCCTAGAGCAAAATTTGTTAACAGTGTGCGGGAAAACTTGGTAAGCAACGCTTCCAGAAGCTGCTGGTTATGTCAAGGAACAGAGCATTTTAATACTTCCGGCTCATTTAACATTTCAGTAGCAGGTTCCTCCTCTTTGCTAGCATCACTTGAATGTAGATTTTCAAGCAATATGTATTTGTTTTCCCAATGTATTACCTTCCTCGTAATGCTTTCTATGCCGGAAggattttaaataaaaatgaatgaATAATCTCATGGTGGTGGAAAGCAAAGAGTACAAGAATGAAATAAAGCCGTTTGCAATGCTGCCAAAGCAtgctcacgtatgtgggctttGTGTGTGCCTCGTGGCCAGGAACGCGTAGCCGAGAAAGCTTGGCCACGAACAGGTGCGCTATCGTTCGTATCGCACATCCTCTGGCAGAGAAACGCATTTGCATGTTGAAGCCGTTTTCATGAAGTTAAGTCTTGTGAAAAGAAGTAGTTGCTTTAGGAGGTTTAAAATGATTTAGCCAAATAGTCCCGGGAGATGAGCAACCGCGGTATATTTGGATCAcccgcttctttttttctttttttgtccggCGCACACTAACTGCACCTTGACGTAGCGGAAGATGCTAGCACAAGAGGGCACGACAACAAGCAGCCTGCTTCTTTGAAACGATCAGCTTTATTACATttcttgaaataaataaataagtaaatcaAAGCGCGGAGTTAACACCATTTCGTAATTCCTGGAGTAGTTCGTTACAATAATGTGTACACGTGTACGCATGCAACAGCAGCTGTCAAACCTGTAGGCCACGTATTTGCGCATACAGTTCAAAGCAAGACGCAACTGCAATTTTACATGATGTAGTGTAAAATACATATATGACACCAAGAGCGCCAGCAGCGTTGGGTTCTCCACTTTTCAGTGAGCTTTTTGCGCACTTCAGAATCAATATCCCGACCAGTCGAATTTCTTAAAAAAAGTACCTGATCTAATATTAATAGATTTCCCAATCATCCGTCCCAGTAGTGGCAGTCGTCAACGCATATACGAGCGCTCTATAGCATTTGCATTGAGGAGAACCCTAGGATGCGAGCGCCCCAaaccaggcgcccacagctccccatagagcccatagtttgagataattcagg
This DNA window, taken from Ornithodoros turicata isolate Travis unplaced genomic scaffold, ASM3712646v1 Chromosome104, whole genome shotgun sequence, encodes the following:
- the LOC135371357 gene encoding uncharacterized protein LOC135371357 isoform X1; protein product: MTTVTTNKSELELHKLLERAVLLSYYDKFIEIGGDNVQQLRDSSDQDIEELINMVDMARKPPHVKRFKKALADWKPDTVAATSTPADEAEGELHNLLGGADLLSYHDKFMEIGGDNVQQLCDAMGDDFQEVIHLVDMARKPFHVKRLKKALGQWTGQSVTVTSSAADESEEELHELLRLADLLSYHDEFIELGADNVQRLCDSSDEEFQTLAEHVGMARKPLHVKRLKNALKQWSGHSAVMTSIPSNESEREVHELLQRADLLTYYDKFIETGLDNVQQLSDSTEEEFQEFMDLVGMAEFPFHVMRLKDELEQCTGHPGTDPVAQFHLHMERSQQWKDVRKEMHEAIAAKDEARVLKCLDAAPALKLWLDPDTKKSALYKAVEEKALRIHGLLVSRKCALKDDEVSSCYKDLTPVERAEIRRQQYYTTKYEDSYIDYLKSKSRSASGCDDFGVRLEKTFKQLSSDEVNKSILKVVATAPHLDIVFDSVAENVQRITGSGGCSTHGLTYREEERVYVCGSTEKREVWGTLIHELSHMALTLVYTNEGKPYNRGDEEKERHYQQILNDVKGRKNNVHFLIQKAFDQNEEEELIVRIPHILTECDEGNRILELQAPKLLQFFKDTVMPDMQRYILNGIPSIDSTKIENENRRLRKAFHIGQFKVNFEKPLDLSDLQNMPLLVLAGPELSLLEIMVHNTVQSTGQPYLFFEPNQMDDTLKHVLVNYKCRFVLVTVHPKKNVQGIIELLGEVSRVTGTNVMLVVEDSGEEYLTKQVAKDKFFAGKHEVRSIVEANIENVTRDCKEELFKNSSLSLQGEYVSEFPNVMHTDAFLRCLDTSVFLNLCRCKKIDLGPRLHQLEGSVKNYYVERVFTRTVQIDLKACRLDDDKEAFALLKCQHDYFATLVPDGYEAKHQENLKQFEKIVVLQELRDYNALLDNDKYRDEVVHLLRLNEFGNGLLWTKSNGPLSHLPMAGSEDYTTETLLNVPEKVVVVSGAPGMGKSVLASRLCTQLKTQDEKRWVLYVDLLQRMASVETVSPTLEYLANLCQVQKDGLEFVLFEESLNNGSPFEVVVMLDGFDEVNEKCRKHVFDLIQFLANKKVYKVYLLTRTVFKPHVQDTLHTVSYDLIPFSNENQNEFLTRYRAQRETPATSNEAFLQKFQQLYGTLKKKNKTILETPLLLRMMAQIESGEITKSDDYSSLLKIVDISGGSSIYTVHMYKMFVEYKHLVHRKEKVKEDISRSTVRGDNHDAKSPFYVSHGLLAMKCIFPQDILKNLLNEDELQQLDPEGNFITGVDSFKEGFVNRINDGGIPEFVHKTFAEFFAAHYLLEKAKIRKKSSYSEKVIELYGKEEYEGVMVLFDGLASASYPLHSAVINNDASYFEQCDIQTEDMLVGDEIKRTPWHVAALHSDKATLKRLPMDDELIENDLFNMSPLGYVKLFFLRDEEWMEDLWEGSTMHFLSSMGMKKYLWSDLSALRERLNVLYTRCSEEAVKHSTENLRRCETFEQKRRFLERAIFTAVIHDLRGVLDVYLSYVSPRESTVDLDRDIMDQIESRKERSLRCSAEPSVIGNLDDFADSDYKTAPFYAKSELVCKMLLPYCDMGIRDEDGDTMLHNSANEGNLETTQFYLARISINERNTYFQTPLHLAKDAEMVKLLLPLYPSVNVLDCKQQTPMDICAKRDYLEAMKLLLLRTRIYDSHHVRLNTTLHVATYYRSLEAVTFLLPHTNAHMLNYEGETCLDVAWTIWKYHSSVESNTVSCLIPHSIVNSPEMFGSSPLYVWANDGVRKVMQTRWPYLRHSDPRHAQRINRRYVDVNEDFQEEIWCLKLLFLHLDVITGDRYGSKLLHDVAREKLRKIQVNYINYMKMLVPPLNLTEQEKLRKIEVNYINYMKMLLPHLNLTEQDYVECSVGNDDIVTLYRRWSHMNNTDDLHIDDVNAEMIDDDGNIKLLIEAEEGNVDAVKIHLSDSSVCFTDEEENTALHLSARKGHANVAKLLIPLYTSVDVINVYRETPMHVCASYGHMDVVKLLLLRSRMSSRNILGWTPLHLACYSGAIDIVNFLLPHSFPNMRDEDGYTCCALSAIEEEMNVLRYIIPHSLMNCRDKRDQSPMRMCAEDHMRERLVTLLPYFCDYDAASLLTNLELPSCEDDMSIEAKPCLKLMVLHSDVKAVDKHFCATLSHIREYYVESDPFWRPTETEISLLLSYIPLLLPHTNVFAKDDEGKKLLQGALQRSDDPELVSFLQKWTRLSDFIHDADFCLPRLWLSIIRP
- the LOC135371357 gene encoding uncharacterized protein LOC135371357 isoform X2; the encoded protein is MTTVTTNKSELELHKLLERAVLLSYYDKFIEIGGDNVQQLCDAMGDDFQEVIHLVDMARKPFHVKRLKKALGQWTGQSVTVTSSAADESEEELHELLRLADLLSYHDEFIELGADNVQRLCDSSDEEFQTLAEHVGMARKPLHVKRLKNALKQWSGHSAVMTSIPSNESEREVHELLQRADLLTYYDKFIETGLDNVQQLSDSTEEEFQEFMDLVGMAEFPFHVMRLKDELEQCTGHPGTDPVAQFHLHMERSQQWKDVRKEMHEAIAAKDEARVLKCLDAAPALKLWLDPDTKKSALYKAVEEKALRIHGLLVSRKCALKDDEVSSCYKDLTPVERAEIRRQQYYTTKYEDSYIDYLKSKSRSASGCDDFGVRLEKTFKQLSSDEVNKSILKVVATAPHLDIVFDSVAENVQRITGSGGCSTHGLTYREEERVYVCGSTEKREVWGTLIHELSHMALTLVYTNEGKPYNRGDEEKERHYQQILNDVKGRKNNVHFLIQKAFDQNEEEELIVRIPHILTECDEGNRILELQAPKLLQFFKDTVMPDMQRYILNGIPSIDSTKIENENRRLRKAFHIGQFKVNFEKPLDLSDLQNMPLLVLAGPELSLLEIMVHNTVQSTGQPYLFFEPNQMDDTLKHVLVNYKCRFVLVTVHPKKNVQGIIELLGEVSRVTGTNVMLVVEDSGEEYLTKQVAKDKFFAGKHEVRSIVEANIENVTRDCKEELFKNSSLSLQGEYVSEFPNVMHTDAFLRCLDTSVFLNLCRCKKIDLGPRLHQLEGSVKNYYVERVFTRTVQIDLKACRLDDDKEAFALLKCQHDYFATLVPDGYEAKHQENLKQFEKIVVLQELRDYNALLDNDKYRDEVVHLLRLNEFGNGLLWTKSNGPLSHLPMAGSEDYTTETLLNVPEKVVVVSGAPGMGKSVLASRLCTQLKTQDEKRWVLYVDLLQRMASVETVSPTLEYLANLCQVQKDGLEFVLFEESLNNGSPFEVVVMLDGFDEVNEKCRKHVFDLIQFLANKKVYKVYLLTRTVFKPHVQDTLHTVSYDLIPFSNENQNEFLTRYRAQRETPATSNEAFLQKFQQLYGTLKKKNKTILETPLLLRMMAQIESGEITKSDDYSSLLKIVDISGGSSIYTVHMYKMFVEYKHLVHRKEKVKEDISRSTVRGDNHDAKSPFYVSHGLLAMKCIFPQDILKNLLNEDELQQLDPEGNFITGVDSFKEGFVNRINDGGIPEFVHKTFAEFFAAHYLLEKAKIRKKSSYSEKVIELYGKEEYEGVMVLFDGLASASYPLHSAVINNDASYFEQCDIQTEDMLVGDEIKRTPWHVAALHSDKATLKRLPMDDELIENDLFNMSPLGYVKLFFLRDEEWMEDLWEGSTMHFLSSMGMKKYLWSDLSALRERLNVLYTRCSEEAVKHSTENLRRCETFEQKRRFLERAIFTAVIHDLRGVLDVYLSYVSPRESTVDLDRDIMDQIESRKERSLRCSAEPSVIGNLDDFADSDYKTAPFYAKSELVCKMLLPYCDMGIRDEDGDTMLHNSANEGNLETTQFYLARISINERNTYFQTPLHLAKDAEMVKLLLPLYPSVNVLDCKQQTPMDICAKRDYLEAMKLLLLRTRIYDSHHVRLNTTLHVATYYRSLEAVTFLLPHTNAHMLNYEGETCLDVAWTIWKYHSSVESNTVSCLIPHSIVNSPEMFGSSPLYVWANDGVRKVMQTRWPYLRHSDPRHAQRINRRYVDVNEDFQEEIWCLKLLFLHLDVITGDRYGSKLLHDVAREKLRKIQVNYINYMKMLVPPLNLTEQEKLRKIEVNYINYMKMLLPHLNLTEQDYVECSVGNDDIVTLYRRWSHMNNTDDLHIDDVNAEMIDDDGNIKLLIEAEEGNVDAVKIHLSDSSVCFTDEEENTALHLSARKGHANVAKLLIPLYTSVDVINVYRETPMHVCASYGHMDVVKLLLLRSRMSSRNILGWTPLHLACYSGAIDIVNFLLPHSFPNMRDEDGYTCCALSAIEEEMNVLRYIIPHSLMNCRDKRDQSPMRMCAEDHMRERLVTLLPYFCDYDAASLLTNLELPSCEDDMSIEAKPCLKLMVLHSDVKAVDKHFCATLSHIREYYVESDPFWRPTETEISLLLSYIPLLLPHTNVFAKDDEGKKLLQGALQRSDDPELVSFLQKWTRLSDFIHDADFCLPRLWLSIIRP